A DNA window from Hordeum vulgare subsp. vulgare chromosome 1H, MorexV3_pseudomolecules_assembly, whole genome shotgun sequence contains the following coding sequences:
- the LOC123403697 gene encoding uncharacterized protein LOC123403697, with the protein MSMEPSWVVTCDPGWSMEEEAAAWRSDDRISFQTSLPSQSDSIQLQVVEYAAPDTAAHDICSETVQVFEEVTQVFNDNYLVIMKDKMHKFPPSLGDVPDWWKVSATVAIGPYYHGTPGLLEAEQVKHSAANQCIRDSPVASLQEMYNAVFDVLPDALNLYYQDELAKFCHDDLLPMMFIDACFLVQFMRWYGLPDGAMHEALESYFSANYERICTDIMMLQNQIPWLVVKTIFRFMPPAPSSSCCHWERFVIAMRRGLGNQVDPGGNIDVDPEYNPPHVLGLIWHYTVQNNNHHDDDDDKDDDDKDDNNNNDQENKQKPLSISVAKLAAIGITLVSTRNEWNAGLMSMRLKRTSWCIFVLGDLEVQPLYLSDGNAAWLVNMAAFELCKTQDFQSDHVHDRDSAVCSYLHLFAMLLDQKQDVHELQKEHVIKGGGLTSKMTLEFFASIGKSMRPGTFYLHKIKRIEKFRNERSRLLTFILFLKRKRAKVMALISIIAAVVGILSSLQALKPH; encoded by the coding sequence ATGAGCATGGAACCATCTTGGGTCGTAACTTGCGACCCGGGTTGGTCCATGGAAGAAGAAGCCGCTGCGTGGCGTAGTGATGATAGGATTAGCTTCCAAACATCCTTGCCGAGCCAAAGTGATAGCATCCAGCTGCAGGTGGTTGAGTATGCAGCCCCAGACACAGCCGCACACGATATCTGTAGTGAGACGGTCCAAGTGTTCGAGGAAGTAACACAAGTGTTCAATGATAACTATCTTGTCATTATGAAAGATAAGATGCACAAGTTCCCTCCAAGCCTGGGAGATGTCCCCGACTGGTGGAAGGTGTCGGCGACCGTGGCCATCGGCCCTTACTACCACGGTACACCCGGCCTGCTGGAGGCGGAGCAGGTGAAGCATTCGGCTGCCAACCAATGCATCAGGGACTCGCCGGTCGCCTCACTCCAGGAGATGTACAATGCGGTCTTCGATGTGTTGCCCGACGCCCTCAACCTCTACTACCAGGACGAGTTGGCCAAGTTCTGCCACGATGACCTTTTGCCGATGATGTTCATTGATGCTTGCTTCTTGGTGCAGTTCATGCGTTGGTATGGTCTCCCCGACGGCGCCATGCATGAGGCGCTGGAAAGCTATTTCTCCGCCAACTACGAGCGCATTTGCACCGACATCATGATGCTGCAGAACCAGATCCCTTGGCTGGTCGTTAAAACAATCTTCAGATTCATGCCGCCAGCGCCCTCGTCCTCgtgctgtcactgggagaggttcgTCATTGCGATGAGAAGGGGCCTGGGAAACCAAGTGGATCCTGGCGGCAACATCGACGTAGATCCTGAGTATAACCCGCCGCATGTCCTCGGCCTCATCTGGCACTACACCGTGcaaaacaacaaccaccacgacgacgacgacgataaggatgacgacgataaggatgacaacaacaacaacgaccaagaAAACAAGCAAAAGCCATTATCTATCAGCGTTGCCAAGCTTGCCGCCATCGGTATCACGCTGGTATCGACACGGAATGAATGGAATGCAGGGCTAATGAGCATGCGCCTCAAAAGGACATCCTGGTGCATCTTCGTGTTGGGCGATCTCGAAGTGCAGCCCCTGTACCTGTCCGACGGAAATGCGGCCTGGCTCGTCAACATGGCGGCCTTCGAGTTATGCAAGACCCAAGATTTCCAATCTGATCATGTTCATGATAGAGATTCTGCTGTCTGCTCCTACCTCCACCTCTTCGCCATGCTGCTGGACCAGAAGCAGGACGTCCATGAGCTGCAAAAAGAACATGTCATCAAAGGAGGGGGACTCACCAGCAAGATGACGCTCGAATTCTTCGCTTCCATTGGCAAGAGCATGCGCCCCGGAACATTCTATCTGCACAAAATAAAGCGGATCGAGAAGTTCAGGAACGAAAGGTCACGTTTGCTCACGTTTATCCTCTTCCTTAAAAGGAAGAGGGCTAAAGTCATGGCCCTAATCTCGATCATTGCTGCAGTGGTCGGCATCTTGTCGTCGCTCCAAGCTCTCAAGCCACACTAA
- the LOC123403687 gene encoding UPF0481 protein At3g47200-like: MSMEPSSWVVPCDSGWSMEEAAAAWSSDHRISFQTSLPSHSDSGMQLQVVEYAAPPTATATATHDNDCSYPIQVFEEAVQPFRADYLDSMERKMHKFPPSLIDMDGTRYTAPVIVAIGPYHHGNSDVLEAEKMKHVAATQCMRESTRSPQEMYNAVFFVSPDARNLYYQDEEESAKFGDDNFLPMMFVDACFLVQFMRWYDVSEDDMDAALVIYFNANYEHICTDIMMLENQIPWVVVEAILGCMPPAPSPRPWEAFAIAMRRSLKNQADDAKSKMDDTVVARQYEPPHLLGLVWFYIVAKHKKEDLPSGDWPMSYSMTVAELADIGITFKPKKETEVGLVGMGLEKKPPIFRAISVQPLCLTNTNATWLINMAAFELCSTPDFENSYDENSDVCSYLQLFGMLLDQKKHVHDLREKDVIQGGGLTSKDTLEFFTLIGKNMRIGRSYLRLIKEIERFKQKRRISIKMWLFGKKHGRTIAAVISAIGVIIGILSSLQALKPR; encoded by the coding sequence ATGAGCATGGAACCATCGTCATGGGTCGTACCTTGCGACTCGGGTTGGTCCATGGAAGAAGCAGCAGCTGCGTGGAGTAGTGATCATAGGATTAGCTTCCAAACATCCTTGCCTAGCCATAGTGATAGCGGAATGCAGCTGCAGGTTGTTGAGTATGCAGCCCCACCCACAGCCACAGCCACAGCCACACACGATAACGACTGTAGTTATCCCATCCAGGTGTTCGAGGAGGCAGTGCAACCGTTCCGTGCTGACTATTTGGACAGTATGGAACGGAAGATGCACAAGTTCCCTCCAAGCCTGATAGATATGGACGGCACACGGTACACCGCGCCGGTGATTGTGGCCATCGGCCCTTACCACCACGGTAATTCCGACGTGTTGGAGGCTGAGAAGATGAAGCATGTGGCTGCCACCCAATGCATGAGGGAGTCGACCCGCTCACCCCAGGAGATGTACAATGCGGTCTTCTTCGTGTCACCCGACGCCCGCAACCTCTACTACCAGGACGAGGAGGAGTCGGCGAAATTCGGCGACGACAACTTCCTGCCGATGATGTTCGTTGATGCTTGCTTCTTGGTGCAGTTCATGCGTTGGTATGATGTCAGCGAAGACGacatggatgcagcgctggtcatCTATTTTAACGCCAACTATGAGCACATCTGCACCGACATCATGATGCTTGAGAACCAGATCCCTTGGGTGGTGGTTGAAGCCATCCTCGGGTGCATGCCGCCTGCGCCCTCGCCCAGGCCCTGGGAGGCTTTCGCCATTGCGATGAGGAGAAGCCTGAAAAACCAAGCGGATGACGCAAAAAGCAAGATGGACGACACCGTCGTAGCCCGTCAATATGAACCGCCGCATCTCCTCGGCCTCGTCTGGTTTTACATCGTGGCAAAACACAAGAAGGAAGATCTCCCCTCTGGAGACTGGCCCATGTCATATTCTATGACCGTCGCCGAACTTGCCGACATTGGAATCACGTTCAAACCCAAGAAGGAAACAGAAGTAGGACTAGTGGGCATGGGCCTTGAGAAGAAACCCCCCATCTTCCGCGCTATCTCTGTGCAGCCTTTGTGCCTGACCAACACAAATGCGACCTGGCTCATCAACATGGCGGCCTTCGAGTTATGCAGCACCCCAGATTTCGAAAATAGTTATGATGAAAATTCCGATGTCTGCTCCTACCTCCAACTCTTCGGCATGCTGCTGGACCAGAAGAAGCACGTGCATGATCTGCGAGAAAAAGATGTCATCCAAGGAGGAGGACTCACCAGCAAAGACACGCTCGAGTTCTTCACTCTCATTGGGAAGAACATGCGCATCGGAAGGAGCTACCTCAGGCTAATAAAGGAAATCGAGAGATTCAAGCAGAAGAGGCGAATTAGCATCAAGATGTGGCTCTTCGGTAAGAAGCACGGCCGTACAATCGCGGCAGTGATCTCGGCCATTGGTGTAATTATCGGCATCTTGTCGTCGCTCCAAGCTCTCAAGCCACGCTAA